In a genomic window of Echeneis naucrates chromosome 4, fEcheNa1.1, whole genome shotgun sequence:
- the plaat1 gene encoding phospholipase A and acyltransferase 1 isoform X1, whose product MDKQQQNSTMASNDPDLPEPFGDPQPGDLIEIFRPAYQHWALYLGDGYIINLTPVDESPAAAMSSVKSVFSRKAVVRMQLLKEVVGSDSYRVNNKYDHNHTPLPVCEIIQRAQVLIGQEVSYDLLGSNCEHFVTLLRYGEGVSEQATRAIGAISLVTAAASAFSVLGLINTRSRNRPF is encoded by the exons ATggataaacaacaacaaaactctaCT ATGGCCTCTAATGACCCTGACCTTCCTGAACCCTTTGGTGACCCCCAGCCTGGCGATCTCATCGAGATCTTCAGACCAGCCTATCAGCACTGGGCTCTCTACCTAGGAGATGGCTATATCATCAACTTAACTCCCGTTG atgAGAGTCCGGCAGCTGCCATGTCCAGCGTGAAGTCTGTCTTCAGCAGGAAGGCCGTGGTGCGCATGCAGCTCCTGAAGGAGGTTGTGGGAAGCGACTCGTACCGTGTCAACAACAAGTATGACCACAACCACACCCCCCTGCCCGTCTGCGAAATCATCCAGCGAGCTCAAGTCCTCATCGGGCAGGAGGTGTCCTATGACCTGCTGGGGAGCAACTGCGAGCACTTTGTTACCCTTCTGCGCTACGGGGAGGGGGTGTCCGAGCAG gctACTCGGGCCATTGGGGCCATCAGTTTGGTGACGGCAGCAGCCAGCGCCTTCTCTGTCCTGGGACTCATCAACACACGATCCAGAAACCGGCCTTTCTGA
- the plaat1 gene encoding phospholipase A and acyltransferase 1 isoform X2, giving the protein MASNDPDLPEPFGDPQPGDLIEIFRPAYQHWALYLGDGYIINLTPVDESPAAAMSSVKSVFSRKAVVRMQLLKEVVGSDSYRVNNKYDHNHTPLPVCEIIQRAQVLIGQEVSYDLLGSNCEHFVTLLRYGEGVSEQATRAIGAISLVTAAASAFSVLGLINTRSRNRPF; this is encoded by the exons ATGGCCTCTAATGACCCTGACCTTCCTGAACCCTTTGGTGACCCCCAGCCTGGCGATCTCATCGAGATCTTCAGACCAGCCTATCAGCACTGGGCTCTCTACCTAGGAGATGGCTATATCATCAACTTAACTCCCGTTG atgAGAGTCCGGCAGCTGCCATGTCCAGCGTGAAGTCTGTCTTCAGCAGGAAGGCCGTGGTGCGCATGCAGCTCCTGAAGGAGGTTGTGGGAAGCGACTCGTACCGTGTCAACAACAAGTATGACCACAACCACACCCCCCTGCCCGTCTGCGAAATCATCCAGCGAGCTCAAGTCCTCATCGGGCAGGAGGTGTCCTATGACCTGCTGGGGAGCAACTGCGAGCACTTTGTTACCCTTCTGCGCTACGGGGAGGGGGTGTCCGAGCAG gctACTCGGGCCATTGGGGCCATCAGTTTGGTGACGGCAGCAGCCAGCGCCTTCTCTGTCCTGGGACTCATCAACACACGATCCAGAAACCGGCCTTTCTGA